In one window of Erinaceus europaeus chromosome 17, mEriEur2.1, whole genome shotgun sequence DNA:
- the PLAAT4 gene encoding phospholipase A and acyltransferase 4 isoform X3, producing MALCRKEPNPGDLIEIFRIGYQHWAIYVGNGEVIHLAPPSEYPGAGSSSLFSVLSSRAVVKREPLEDVVGSCDYRINNYLDHKHTPLPVNKILSAAKEKVGVEMEYSVRSRNCEHFVTSLRYGVPFSEQVETVETAAAVTVGLGTLGIIAMSLLKKKSQNQ from the exons TGTCGCAAAGAACCCAACCCTGGGGACCTGATTGAGATTTTCCGAATCGGCTACCAGCACTGGGCTATCTACGTGGGAAATGGTGAAGTGATCCATCTTGCTCCTCCGA GTGAGTACCCGGGTGCTGGCTCCTCCAGCCTCTTCTCAGTTCTGAGCAGCAGGGCAGTGGTGAAACGAGAGCCCTTGGAGGATGTGGTGGGGAGCTGTGATTATCGGATCAACAACTACTTGGACCACAAGCACACACCCCTGCCTGTGAACAAGATCCTCAGTGCCGCTAAGGAGAAAGTTGGGGTGGAGATGGAGTACAGTGTACGAAGCAGGAACTGTGAGCACTTTGTCACCTCCCTGAGATATGGGGTGCCCTTCAGTGAGCAG GTGGAAACCGTTGAGACTGCAGCAGCAGTGACCGTGGGGCTGGGCACGCTGGGTATCATCGCCATGTCTCTTTTGAAGAAGAAATCCCAAAACCAGTAA
- the PLAAT4 gene encoding phospholipase A and acyltransferase 4 isoform X2, translating into MCWGASPKCRKEPNPGDLIEIFRIGYQHWAIYVGNGEVIHLAPPSEYPGAGSSSLFSVLSSRAVVKREPLEDVVGSCDYRINNYLDHKHTPLPVNKILSAAKEKVGVEMEYSVRSRNCEHFVTSLRYGVPFSEQVETVETAAAVTVGLGTLGIIAMSLLKKKSQNQ; encoded by the exons ATGTGTTGGGGAGCCTCTCCCAAG TGTCGCAAAGAACCCAACCCTGGGGACCTGATTGAGATTTTCCGAATCGGCTACCAGCACTGGGCTATCTACGTGGGAAATGGTGAAGTGATCCATCTTGCTCCTCCGA GTGAGTACCCGGGTGCTGGCTCCTCCAGCCTCTTCTCAGTTCTGAGCAGCAGGGCAGTGGTGAAACGAGAGCCCTTGGAGGATGTGGTGGGGAGCTGTGATTATCGGATCAACAACTACTTGGACCACAAGCACACACCCCTGCCTGTGAACAAGATCCTCAGTGCCGCTAAGGAGAAAGTTGGGGTGGAGATGGAGTACAGTGTACGAAGCAGGAACTGTGAGCACTTTGTCACCTCCCTGAGATATGGGGTGCCCTTCAGTGAGCAG GTGGAAACCGTTGAGACTGCAGCAGCAGTGACCGTGGGGCTGGGCACGCTGGGTATCATCGCCATGTCTCTTTTGAAGAAGAAATCCCAAAACCAGTAA